From Granulicella cerasi, a single genomic window includes:
- a CDS encoding acetamidase/formamidase family protein, with translation MSHLRSAAACLLLAFAASACAQKTYTLDATPATIAWGNYSAHAKPALTVHSGDTVVMQTASTCGPPARLKSLGVADADIPAWLGDLYDKFPKEERGPGGHILTGPIAIAEADPGDVLEVDVVKINLDAPWSCNGFGTGRGFLPDDFPYGRTRIIPLDREKMIGHFAPGIEIPLHPFFGSMGVAPPESAGKWNSAPPWMHGGNMDNRNLGVGTKIFYPVHAAGALFEAGDGHANQGDGEVDITALETQLTGSFRFTVHKGMATQVHLLWPVADTGTDFITMGFHEDLTKATEMAVRNMITLLSEQMPAVHPGFPKLSRDDAYSLISTACNVEITQLVDTKSGAHVMCSKSLFKALAPAKQ, from the coding sequence ATGAGCCATTTGCGTAGCGCCGCCGCCTGCCTGCTGCTCGCCTTTGCTGCTTCTGCCTGCGCGCAGAAGACCTACACGCTCGACGCCACGCCCGCGACCATCGCCTGGGGCAATTACTCAGCGCACGCCAAGCCCGCGCTTACCGTGCACTCCGGCGACACCGTCGTCATGCAGACAGCCTCCACCTGCGGCCCACCCGCGCGTCTGAAATCGCTCGGCGTCGCCGACGCAGACATCCCCGCGTGGCTCGGCGATCTCTACGACAAATTTCCGAAAGAAGAGCGCGGCCCCGGCGGACATATCCTCACCGGCCCGATCGCCATCGCCGAGGCCGACCCCGGCGACGTGCTCGAGGTCGACGTCGTGAAGATCAACCTCGACGCGCCGTGGTCCTGCAACGGCTTCGGCACCGGTCGCGGCTTCCTGCCGGACGACTTCCCCTACGGCCGCACGCGCATCATTCCGCTCGACCGCGAAAAGATGATCGGCCACTTCGCACCCGGCATCGAGATCCCTCTGCACCCGTTCTTTGGCTCCATGGGCGTGGCGCCGCCGGAGTCCGCCGGCAAGTGGAACTCCGCGCCCCCGTGGATGCATGGCGGCAACATGGACAACCGCAACCTTGGCGTCGGCACAAAAATCTTCTACCCGGTGCACGCGGCGGGCGCGCTCTTTGAAGCGGGCGACGGCCACGCCAACCAGGGCGATGGCGAGGTCGACATCACCGCGCTTGAAACGCAGCTGACCGGCAGCTTCCGCTTCACCGTCCACAAAGGCATGGCCACGCAGGTTCACCTGCTCTGGCCGGTCGCCGACACCGGTACCGACTTCATCACCATGGGCTTCCACGAAGACCTGACCAAAGCCACAGAGATGGCCGTTCGCAACATGATCACGCTGCTCAGCGAGCAAATGCCGGCCGTGCATCCGGGCTTCCCGAAGCTCTCGCGCGACGACGCCTATTCGCTGATCTCCACCGCCTGCAACGTCGAAATCACGCAACTCGTCGACACCAAGAGCGGCGCGCATGTGATGTGCTCGAAGTCTCTCTTCAAGGCGCTTGCTCCTGCAAAACAATAG
- the murG gene encoding undecaprenyldiphospho-muramoylpentapeptide beta-N-acetylglucosaminyltransferase, which yields MGLRILIAGGGTGGHVVPALAIGRKLRDEHQAECLYVGTERGIEKKLVPEAGFRLELVRSGQLNRVSLKTRLKTYFDLPRGVLQCMSLIRSFKPQVVVGVGGYASGPAMLAAVMLRVPTLVYEPNAVPGMTNRALGKRVSAAAVNFAQTTQFFRHAEVTGVPVREEIFSLPEKTGGEPRLLVTAGSNGAQVFNDLIPKIAMRLLNEVPGLTIVHQSGVRQLEVTRAAFAASGADKSRWSVEAFLTDMPAQYAAADVVLARSGSTVSELCAAGKPSLLVPFPQAADDHQRKNAEVLAEAGAARMILQRDVTADVLSANLVEMLTDASLRHEMSVAARSLAKPGALEKIAAMVLRLARV from the coding sequence ATGGGTTTGCGAATCTTGATCGCAGGCGGCGGAACCGGCGGGCATGTCGTGCCTGCGTTGGCGATTGGCCGCAAGCTGCGCGACGAGCATCAGGCCGAGTGCTTGTATGTGGGCACGGAGCGCGGCATCGAGAAGAAGCTCGTGCCGGAGGCCGGCTTCCGGCTGGAACTGGTGCGCTCGGGGCAGCTCAATCGCGTCAGCCTGAAGACGAGGCTGAAGACGTACTTCGATCTGCCGCGCGGCGTGCTGCAATGTATGAGCCTGATCCGTTCGTTCAAACCGCAGGTGGTCGTGGGCGTGGGTGGCTATGCGAGCGGCCCCGCGATGCTGGCCGCCGTGATGCTGCGTGTGCCAACGTTGGTGTACGAGCCGAACGCTGTGCCGGGTATGACGAATCGCGCGCTGGGCAAGCGCGTGAGCGCAGCCGCCGTGAACTTTGCACAGACCACACAGTTCTTTCGCCACGCTGAGGTGACCGGTGTGCCGGTGCGTGAAGAGATTTTCTCGCTGCCAGAGAAGACCGGTGGTGAGCCGCGTTTGCTCGTGACGGCAGGTAGCAACGGTGCACAGGTTTTCAACGACCTCATACCGAAGATTGCGATGCGCCTGTTGAACGAAGTGCCAGGGCTGACGATCGTGCATCAATCGGGAGTGCGTCAGCTTGAAGTGACACGCGCTGCGTTTGCTGCGAGCGGCGCTGATAAGTCGCGTTGGTCGGTGGAAGCTTTTCTGACGGACATGCCTGCGCAGTATGCGGCGGCGGACGTGGTGCTGGCCCGCTCTGGCTCTACGGTGAGTGAGTTGTGCGCGGCAGGCAAGCCATCGTTGCTGGTGCCGTTCCCGCAGGCTGCGGATGATCATCAGCGCAAGAACGCTGAAGTGCTCGCGGAGGCCGGTGCGGCGCGAATGATTCTGCAGCGTGATGTCACGGCGGACGTATTGTCGGCGAATCTTGTGGAGATGCTCACGGACGCTTCGCTGCGGCATGAAATGTCTGTCGCTGCGCGGTCTTTGGCAAAGCCCGGTGCGCTTGAGAAGATCGCTGCGATGGTTTTGAGGCTGGCGCGAGTGTGA
- a CDS encoding YXWGXW repeat-containing protein — MKIKGAIRTTLAAATLGVAALTLTASASAQIAVGVGITAGYAPPPIPAYDQPECPGDGYIWTPGYWAWGDDGYQWVDGAWIEPPYMGALWTPGWWGWGGGGYFWHAGYWGRSIGYYGGINYGFGYFGTGFYGGYWNGGHFLYNRAYGHFGPGFRGGFYNRTYAGFGGRPGGASFQSHPPAQFAGNRGGFDHSSPINGRGSQNFSAGAGFRGGQQGGNVGGNSYRGGGQQQGFANSGAQRSFGGSVQSNGGNRGNYGGGQQPSSNAGRSFSGGQTMGNTGGRGFSGGGGQPSGGGRGFSGGGGAAPQASHGAPGGGGGGFHGGGGGGGNHGGGGGHR, encoded by the coding sequence ATGAAGATCAAGGGCGCAATCCGCACGACACTCGCAGCCGCCACGCTTGGCGTCGCTGCACTCACGCTTACCGCATCCGCATCGGCACAGATCGCCGTTGGCGTGGGCATCACTGCGGGCTACGCTCCGCCGCCCATCCCGGCCTACGACCAGCCGGAGTGCCCCGGCGATGGCTACATCTGGACCCCGGGCTACTGGGCATGGGGCGATGACGGCTACCAGTGGGTAGACGGCGCATGGATTGAGCCGCCCTACATGGGCGCGCTGTGGACGCCCGGCTGGTGGGGCTGGGGTGGCGGCGGCTACTTCTGGCACGCCGGTTACTGGGGCCGCAGCATCGGCTACTACGGTGGCATCAACTACGGCTTCGGCTACTTCGGCACCGGCTTCTACGGCGGCTACTGGAACGGCGGTCACTTCCTCTATAACCGCGCCTACGGCCACTTTGGCCCGGGCTTCCGTGGAGGCTTCTACAACCGCACGTATGCAGGTTTTGGCGGTCGCCCCGGAGGCGCAAGCTTCCAGTCGCATCCTCCGGCGCAGTTCGCCGGTAACCGCGGTGGCTTTGATCACAGCTCGCCCATCAACGGTCGCGGCTCGCAGAACTTCTCTGCCGGCGCAGGCTTCCGCGGCGGACAGCAGGGTGGCAACGTAGGTGGCAACAGCTATCGCGGCGGTGGCCAGCAGCAGGGCTTTGCAAACAGCGGTGCGCAGCGTAGCTTCGGCGGCTCCGTACAGAGCAACGGCGGTAACCGTGGCAACTACGGCGGTGGACAGCAGCCTTCCTCAAACGCAGGCCGCAGCTTTAGCGGCGGGCAGACGATGGGCAACACCGGCGGTCGCGGATTCAGCGGCGGTGGTGGCCAGCCTTCCGGCGGCGGTCGCGGCTTCTCGGGTGGAGGCGGCGCAGCTCCGCAGGCCAGCCATGGCGCGCCAGGCGGTGGGGGCGGTGGCTTCCACGGCGGTGGCGGTGGAGGCGGCAACCACGGCGGCGGCGGCGGACATCGCTAA
- the ftsW gene encoding putative lipid II flippase FtsW translates to MAKRVGVDKWLFGTVLTLVLFGLVMVFSASAVIAKATQGSPYAFVIKQAAFVAAGLVALFVMMKIDYRKYNNPKVIFPLMAITALLLLVVFGMGAMNGAHRWIRFGGFTLQPSELAKPVIVLFLAWFLQTRIHQIDNIKETILPAALPPLVFIALILKEPDLGTAMVCALVLMAMLYLAGMQMKWIGVAILAASPVMYFMLFRVAWRRARLLAFLNPEADPKGVGYHTLQSLIAVGTGGLHGKGLMEGVQKLFFLPEPHTDFIFAVICEELGLIGGLLVIAAFCVLGFRGMRAAYKSTDPFARFVAFGMTTTILVQAFFNISVVLSIVPNKGLPLPFISSGGTSVAIMLACMGVLLNVTREID, encoded by the coding sequence ATGGCGAAGCGCGTTGGCGTAGATAAATGGCTCTTTGGCACGGTGCTGACGCTCGTGCTGTTCGGGCTGGTGATGGTCTTCTCGGCCTCGGCGGTGATCGCCAAGGCGACGCAGGGCTCGCCGTATGCGTTTGTGATCAAGCAGGCTGCGTTCGTGGCAGCGGGGCTGGTAGCGCTCTTCGTGATGATGAAGATCGACTATCGCAAGTACAACAACCCCAAGGTGATCTTCCCGCTCATGGCGATCACGGCGTTGTTGCTGCTGGTGGTATTTGGCATGGGCGCGATGAACGGCGCGCATCGCTGGATCCGTTTTGGTGGCTTCACGCTGCAACCCAGCGAGTTGGCGAAGCCTGTGATTGTGCTGTTTCTTGCATGGTTTTTGCAGACGCGCATCCATCAGATCGACAACATCAAAGAGACGATTCTTCCCGCCGCATTGCCGCCGCTGGTGTTCATTGCGCTGATTCTGAAGGAGCCAGATCTTGGCACGGCGATGGTGTGCGCGCTGGTGCTGATGGCGATGTTGTATCTCGCCGGAATGCAAATGAAGTGGATCGGTGTTGCGATTCTGGCTGCATCGCCGGTGATGTACTTCATGCTCTTCCGCGTGGCGTGGCGTCGTGCTCGCTTGCTCGCGTTCCTCAATCCTGAGGCGGATCCGAAGGGCGTTGGTTATCACACGCTGCAGTCGTTGATCGCCGTCGGCACGGGCGGACTGCATGGCAAAGGCCTGATGGAAGGTGTGCAGAAACTCTTCTTCCTGCCCGAGCCACACACCGACTTCATCTTTGCGGTGATCTGCGAAGAGCTTGGCTTGATCGGCGGCTTGCTGGTGATCGCCGCGTTTTGCGTGCTGGGGTTCCGCGGTATGCGCGCGGCGTACAAGTCCACCGATCCGTTTGCGCGCTTCGTTGCGTTCGGTATGACGACGACGATTCTCGTGCAGGCGTTCTTCAACATCAGCGTGGTGTTGTCGATCGTGCCGAATAAGGGTCTGCCGCTGCCGTTCATCTCGTCTGGTGGCACAAGCGTAGCGATCATGCTGGCGTGCATGGGCGTGTTGCTGAACGTCACGCGAGAGATCGACTGA
- the murD gene encoding UDP-N-acetylmuramoyl-L-alanine--D-glutamate ligase, translated as MELKGKRILVAGLGKSGLAAARFLKQHGARVTVSDSRPATLIAELPVLLDEGIDVETGGHGVLTFRRQDLIVISPGVPLSVPEIQRVMALGMPLIGELELGFQFLQGEVIAITGSNGKTTTTTLVGEIMKSAGRPTLVGGNIGTPVTEMVPPSTPETWSVLEVSSFQLETIETFKPRIAAVLNITPDHLDRHGSFANYAAAKTRITENQTAEDFLVLNGEDEPTKLVAANTKAQIYWFSAKRQVKRGAFVDRDAIVFRREEGGAFEPVLPLSEIPLAGQHNVENVLAAVAMAKLAGVSNEVIRETVAAFKAVEHRLEFVREVDGVRYFNDSKATNVDATAKALEAFASGVHVVLGGKDKDSDYATLAPLIRERVKTVITIGSAAEKIERQLAGVAKIESAGTLQRAVLLAKEHAVAGDVVLLAPACASFDQFENYEHRGRVFKEIVAGL; from the coding sequence ATGGAACTCAAAGGCAAACGGATTCTCGTCGCAGGGCTTGGTAAGAGCGGGCTTGCGGCGGCGCGTTTTTTGAAGCAGCACGGTGCGCGCGTAACAGTGTCGGATTCGCGTCCGGCGACGTTGATTGCTGAGCTTCCCGTATTGCTGGATGAGGGCATTGATGTTGAGACCGGTGGGCACGGTGTGCTCACGTTTCGTCGTCAGGATTTGATCGTCATTTCGCCGGGTGTGCCGTTGTCGGTGCCGGAGATTCAGCGCGTGATGGCGCTGGGAATGCCGCTGATCGGTGAGCTTGAGTTGGGGTTTCAGTTCTTGCAGGGTGAGGTGATTGCGATCACCGGATCGAATGGCAAGACGACCACGACGACGCTGGTGGGCGAGATCATGAAGTCCGCTGGGCGGCCGACGTTGGTGGGCGGAAACATCGGCACGCCGGTCACGGAGATGGTGCCGCCATCTACGCCCGAGACGTGGTCGGTGCTTGAGGTGTCGAGCTTTCAGTTGGAGACGATTGAGACTTTCAAGCCGCGCATTGCGGCGGTGCTGAACATCACGCCGGACCATCTGGACCGCCACGGATCGTTTGCGAACTATGCTGCGGCGAAGACACGCATCACCGAGAATCAGACGGCAGAAGACTTCCTTGTGTTGAACGGCGAAGATGAGCCGACGAAGCTCGTCGCCGCGAACACGAAGGCGCAGATTTATTGGTTCAGCGCGAAGCGGCAGGTGAAGCGTGGAGCGTTCGTGGACCGCGATGCGATTGTGTTCCGTCGCGAAGAGGGTGGAGCGTTTGAGCCGGTGTTGCCGCTGAGCGAGATTCCGCTGGCGGGGCAGCATAATGTGGAGAACGTATTGGCCGCCGTGGCTATGGCGAAGCTTGCGGGCGTGTCGAATGAAGTGATTCGCGAGACGGTGGCGGCGTTCAAGGCCGTGGAGCATCGCCTGGAATTTGTGCGCGAAGTCGATGGTGTGCGTTACTTCAACGACTCGAAGGCCACGAATGTGGACGCGACCGCGAAGGCGTTGGAGGCGTTCGCGAGCGGCGTGCACGTGGTGCTTGGCGGCAAGGACAAAGACTCCGATTATGCCACGCTGGCGCCGTTGATTCGCGAGCGAGTGAAGACGGTTATCACCATTGGTTCAGCCGCGGAAAAGATTGAGCGGCAACTGGCGGGTGTCGCGAAGATAGAGAGTGCGGGGACGTTGCAACGCGCGGTGCTGCTGGCGAAGGAGCATGCGGTGGCGGGTGACGTTGTGCTGCTGGCTCCGGCGTGTGCCAGCTTCGACCAGTTTGAGAACTACGAGCATCGCGGGCGCGTCTTCAAGGAGATCGTCGCCGGGCTGTAG